One genomic region from Streptomyces sp. NBC_00582 encodes:
- a CDS encoding SDR family NAD(P)-dependent oxidoreductase, translating to MNSTTGLSGKSVIVTGAGSGIGRTAALLFAAQGARVVLADINAEGTKATAEAIAVAGGTAVTAIGDLSDQEVVDRVVTTAVDACGGIDVLVNNAGIMDRMSAVADIGDEEWERVLRVNLTAPFLLTRAALPHLLATGDGAIVFTASEASLRGSAAGAAYTASKHGIAGLTKSLAVTYRDQGVRTNAIAPGGTTTGITAGLDIESHGLGVLGKYMVNVGRQATTDEQAAAIVFLASAAASNINGVILPVDNGWSAV from the coding sequence ATGAACAGCACTACAGGCCTGTCCGGCAAGTCCGTGATCGTCACCGGAGCCGGCTCGGGCATCGGCCGAACCGCCGCCCTGCTCTTCGCCGCGCAGGGCGCCCGCGTCGTCCTCGCGGACATCAACGCCGAAGGCACCAAAGCGACGGCGGAGGCCATAGCGGTGGCGGGCGGCACAGCTGTCACCGCGATCGGCGACCTGAGCGACCAGGAGGTCGTCGACCGGGTCGTCACCACGGCCGTGGACGCCTGCGGAGGCATCGACGTCCTGGTGAACAACGCCGGAATCATGGACCGGATGTCCGCCGTGGCCGACATCGGCGACGAGGAGTGGGAGCGCGTCCTGCGGGTCAACCTCACCGCGCCCTTCCTGCTGACCCGCGCTGCGCTGCCTCATCTGCTGGCCACGGGTGACGGGGCGATCGTGTTCACCGCCTCCGAGGCGTCCCTGCGGGGCAGCGCGGCCGGTGCCGCGTACACCGCCTCCAAGCACGGGATCGCCGGGCTCACCAAGTCCCTCGCGGTGACGTACCGCGACCAGGGCGTGCGGACCAACGCGATCGCTCCCGGCGGCACGACGACGGGTATCACGGCCGGGCTGGACATCGAGTCGCACGGACTGGGCGTGCTCGGCAAGTACATGGTCAACGTCGGACGCCAGGCGACCACGGACGAACAGGCCGCGGCCATCGTCTTCCTGGCCTCCGCCGCCGCGAGCAACATCAACGGTGTCATCCTCCCGGTGGACAACGGCTGGTCGGCCGTCTGA
- a CDS encoding alpha/beta hydrolase domain-containing protein — protein MKRRTLLALTLTLSLAFPVTATAATPTPADEERSSRVTGVEVTRKESLGTFGGVPYERLAGTVSGTVSAGECVAGLDSAAGTDGVHTYTSGFELIRPVGQDQRSEVVVEVENRGIPLLLHGYNSMQDPPPVGAPQDVSYPSGMGDGFLFAEGRSYARVQWQTGISPGVPESAQGVGQVIVRDFGRLLRSGRLEGEDSPLGAYEHRLLVGLSQASWFVTSFVAEGFNDADGRVFQGAYAQDGTGNQLAINGVAAADGQPQVPYMRPDGVPLAPGQVLRRPATDPVFVDVAAYTDYYRLRASVSRQADPADGYHRYDWPAAHNPVISADAADTAFQRFGCNDGMPIPLSPLHSEPYGRALLVALERGLGIGGPREKMPPEQVFTAGAHPADRALLNGLPGREVTVPRTDADGFPIGGVRFSAADLPLGSPVPPAVAPVSTASITAVCGNYGGWQPYTADELGRRYGSLDDYVSTYDARVTRLIASGLLLERDRGPLLDRASEEWSKAPTGS, from the coding sequence GTGAAACGACGCACGCTACTGGCTCTCACTCTCACCTTGTCCCTCGCTTTCCCGGTGACGGCGACGGCGGCGACACCCACCCCTGCCGACGAGGAACGCTCCTCGCGCGTCACCGGCGTCGAGGTGACGCGCAAGGAGTCGCTGGGCACGTTCGGCGGTGTGCCGTACGAGCGGCTGGCCGGCACCGTCTCCGGAACCGTGTCGGCCGGGGAATGCGTGGCGGGACTCGACTCGGCCGCCGGGACCGACGGGGTCCACACCTACACCTCGGGCTTCGAGCTGATCCGCCCGGTCGGACAGGACCAGCGCAGCGAGGTCGTGGTGGAGGTGGAGAACCGGGGCATTCCCCTGCTGCTCCACGGCTACAACTCGATGCAGGACCCGCCGCCCGTAGGAGCCCCGCAGGACGTCTCGTACCCGTCGGGCATGGGCGACGGCTTCCTGTTCGCCGAAGGACGCTCCTACGCGCGGGTCCAGTGGCAGACCGGCATCTCACCGGGAGTGCCGGAATCGGCCCAGGGCGTCGGCCAGGTCATCGTCCGTGACTTCGGGCGGCTGCTGCGCAGCGGACGGCTCGAAGGCGAGGACTCGCCACTCGGTGCGTACGAGCACCGGTTGCTCGTGGGGTTGAGCCAGGCCAGCTGGTTCGTCACCAGCTTCGTCGCCGAGGGCTTCAATGACGCCGACGGACGCGTCTTCCAGGGCGCCTACGCCCAGGACGGCACCGGCAACCAGCTCGCGATCAACGGCGTCGCCGCGGCGGACGGCCAGCCACAGGTGCCCTACATGAGGCCGGACGGTGTGCCGCTGGCTCCTGGGCAGGTGCTGCGCCGGCCGGCGACGGATCCCGTCTTCGTGGACGTGGCGGCCTACACGGACTACTACCGGCTCCGGGCCAGTGTCTCCCGGCAGGCCGACCCAGCCGACGGCTACCACCGCTACGACTGGCCGGCCGCCCACAACCCGGTAATCAGCGCCGACGCGGCGGACACCGCGTTCCAGCGCTTCGGCTGCAATGACGGAATGCCGATCCCGCTCAGTCCCCTGCACAGCGAACCATACGGCCGTGCACTGCTCGTGGCGTTGGAACGCGGTCTCGGCATCGGCGGTCCGCGCGAGAAGATGCCGCCCGAGCAGGTGTTCACAGCCGGTGCGCATCCCGCCGATCGGGCACTCCTCAACGGCCTGCCCGGCCGGGAGGTGACGGTGCCGCGGACGGACGCCGACGGTTTCCCGATCGGCGGAGTGCGCTTTTCCGCGGCCGATTTGCCGCTCGGCTCACCGGTTCCGCCCGCGGTGGCTCCGGTGTCCACGGCGAGCATCACCGCGGTGTGCGGCAACTACGGGGGGTGGCAGCCGTACACGGCGGACGAACTGGGCCGGCGTTACGGCTCGCTCGACGACTACGTCAGCACCTACGACGCCCGGGTCACACGCCTGATCGCGAGCGGACTCCTCCTTGAGAGGGACCGAGGGCCCCTGCTCGACCGGGCTTCGGAGGAATGGTCGAAGGCACCGACGGGGTCGTGA
- a CDS encoding SDR family NAD(P)-dependent oxidoreductase — protein sequence MGDMDGKVAVITGAGAGMAKACAELFVQHGAKVVAADISGKEKDTAAELGEAVVPVHCDVSQEDQVVAMFETAVREFGRVDAVLNVAGIADGAPLADSTLEMYDRIMAVDLKGVFLGTKHGIRTMRATGGGAIVNWASLAALATSGAYASVYSAAKAGVIALTRAAATEYATDGIRANSLCPGIILTDMGQNAVQAAPEKLQKPAMQRGGTPKEVAELALFLASERSSYLTGLAIPIDGGWGSLLR from the coding sequence ATGGGTGACATGGACGGCAAGGTCGCAGTGATCACCGGAGCCGGCGCGGGCATGGCCAAAGCCTGCGCGGAGCTGTTCGTCCAGCACGGTGCCAAGGTCGTCGCCGCCGACATCAGCGGAAAGGAGAAGGACACCGCGGCCGAACTCGGCGAGGCGGTCGTACCCGTCCACTGCGACGTGTCGCAGGAGGACCAGGTCGTCGCGATGTTCGAGACAGCGGTACGCGAGTTCGGCCGCGTGGACGCCGTACTGAACGTGGCCGGCATCGCCGACGGAGCACCGCTCGCCGACTCCACCCTGGAGATGTACGACCGGATCATGGCGGTGGACCTCAAGGGCGTGTTCCTCGGCACCAAGCACGGAATCCGTACCATGCGCGCCACCGGCGGCGGCGCGATCGTCAACTGGGCCTCACTTGCGGCCCTGGCCACCTCCGGCGCCTATGCCAGTGTCTACTCGGCCGCCAAGGCGGGCGTCATAGCACTGACCCGGGCAGCGGCGACCGAGTACGCCACCGACGGAATCCGCGCCAACTCGCTCTGCCCCGGCATCATCCTCACCGACATGGGCCAGAACGCGGTCCAGGCGGCACCGGAGAAGCTTCAGAAGCCTGCGATGCAGCGCGGCGGCACCCCCAAGGAGGTTGCCGAACTGGCTCTCTTCCTCGCCTCGGAACGCTCCTCCTACCTCACGGGGCTGGCCATTCCGATCGACGGCGGCTGGGGCTCGCTGCTCCGCTGA
- a CDS encoding sensor histidine kinase, with product MTGRRILTVWAQASLRSRVLLLATALLAAGFTAFSLVTGNALRTYLEDRADTQLRAAAQVFALLPPGIAESGAERTPPAGLGDFSTEVLGNPVIAYVRADGTSTGSIDSLAGKRSGSSRGPRLPKLDSEAVTARGGRPFTVDSSQGEGRWRVIAVPRTGNGAALSTLGAALPGDGGSVVVATSMDQVDATVDRMWRIYETTGLALLGLLVAAGWFAMRSGLKPLSRIERTAAEIAHGDLTRRVPALAGPNTEVGRLATALNGMLGQIEAAFAARAESEARMSRFVADASHELRTPLAGLKGLTDLYRMGALPEREDIDATMARIARESERLTRLVEDMLLLARLDEQSLRTAGGDPGQGAGSPDPFPLGLDCAPMDLRTLAADALHDVRALDAARPVTLTGPNGDGPPAAAPALADESRLRQVVTNLIGNAIRHTPPGTPIRIGVGTDGGDTVLEVADEGPGLTEEQAHRIFERFYRADTSRTRATGGAGLGLAIVQSLVTAHAGHVEVRSAPGRGATFRVLLPPPPDPRTEPRTSVRPQAAASATGAALRCTPH from the coding sequence ATGACCGGTCGACGCATCCTTACGGTATGGGCGCAGGCCTCGCTGCGCAGCAGGGTGCTCCTGCTGGCGACGGCTCTGCTCGCGGCGGGTTTCACCGCGTTCAGTCTGGTCACCGGCAACGCCTTGCGCACCTACCTGGAGGACCGGGCCGACACCCAACTCAGGGCCGCCGCCCAGGTGTTCGCCCTGCTGCCACCGGGGATCGCCGAGAGTGGTGCCGAGCGGACTCCTCCGGCGGGCCTCGGCGACTTCAGCACCGAAGTCCTTGGCAACCCGGTCATCGCTTACGTCCGGGCTGACGGAACGAGCACGGGTAGCATCGACTCCCTCGCCGGAAAGCGCTCCGGCAGCTCACGCGGTCCGCGGCTGCCGAAGCTGGACTCCGAGGCGGTCACCGCCCGAGGAGGCCGCCCCTTCACCGTCGACAGCAGCCAGGGCGAGGGGCGGTGGCGGGTGATCGCCGTGCCCCGGACCGGCAACGGAGCCGCCCTGAGCACGCTTGGGGCGGCCCTGCCGGGCGACGGCGGCAGTGTGGTCGTGGCCACGTCCATGGACCAGGTGGACGCCACCGTGGACCGCATGTGGCGCATCTACGAAACCACCGGACTGGCCCTGCTCGGGCTGCTCGTTGCGGCCGGCTGGTTCGCCATGCGGTCAGGCCTGAAGCCCCTGTCCCGGATCGAACGGACCGCCGCCGAGATCGCACACGGGGACCTGACCCGCCGGGTACCGGCCCTGGCGGGGCCGAACACCGAGGTCGGCCGCCTCGCCACGGCACTCAACGGGATGCTCGGCCAGATCGAGGCCGCCTTCGCCGCCCGTGCCGAGTCCGAGGCGCGGATGAGCCGCTTCGTCGCCGACGCCAGCCACGAACTGCGCACCCCGCTGGCCGGCCTCAAGGGCCTCACCGACCTCTACCGCATGGGCGCTCTCCCCGAGCGCGAGGACATCGACGCCACCATGGCCCGCATCGCCCGCGAGTCCGAACGCCTCACCCGGCTCGTGGAGGACATGCTGCTCCTCGCCCGGCTCGACGAACAGTCCCTGAGAACCGCCGGCGGCGACCCGGGACAGGGAGCCGGTTCACCTGACCCGTTCCCGCTGGGCCTGGACTGCGCCCCGATGGACCTGCGCACCCTGGCGGCCGACGCCCTCCACGACGTACGGGCGCTCGACGCCGCCCGGCCGGTGACCCTCACCGGGCCGAACGGCGACGGCCCGCCGGCCGCCGCCCCCGCTCTCGCCGACGAGTCCCGCCTCCGACAGGTCGTCACCAACCTGATCGGCAACGCCATCAGACACACGCCACCCGGTACGCCGATCCGCATCGGCGTGGGCACCGACGGCGGCGACACGGTCCTGGAGGTCGCCGACGAAGGCCCCGGCCTCACAGAGGAACAGGCCCACCGCATCTTCGAACGCTTCTACCGCGCGGACACCTCACGGACCCGCGCCACCGGGGGAGCGGGACTCGGCCTGGCCATCGTCCAGTCGCTGGTCACCGCGCACGCGGGACATGTGGAGGTGCGGTCGGCACCGGGCCGGGGCGCCACCTTCCGCGTCCTGCTGCCCCCACCCCCAGACCCTCGCACCGAACCGCGCACCTCCGTGCGGCCCCAGGCGGCCGCCTCGGCCACCGGCGCGGCTCTCCGCTGTACCCCCCACTGA
- a CDS encoding sensor histidine kinase — translation MTSASKNSLAEPGTLLGSSEDRTVVRVLTLLAALGRADQAHPHVKRLGMPILCAALGLQPLMEYPGPGPSLPVSLGLLAGITVPLLWRQSRPVLVFTVVTGFSVAEAACGVLTNAHFLAQLIMLYNLARFATPLALAGAVSVVVPQTVITTLAFSSDVQLKRITTALALAVMLSLCMLAMAGLGLGGRVARLYITALQDRAIRLEVERDQRARLAEAAERARISREMHDILGHTLAVMVGLADGASGLTEANPKRGAETLQIIADSGRGALADLRRLLGTLRENGTASCDSPLAPQPGLSDLNTLLERVRAAGPTVTLHTEGELAGLPAGLQLTVYRIVQEALTNTLKHAALTTTVDVTVVATSQAVRVAVEDSGPRRTPRERPRGDGRQGLLGMRERALLYQGTVTAGPNSRGGWHVRAELHLIPPTNTPTENHPA, via the coding sequence GTGACCTCAGCATCGAAGAACTCCCTAGCCGAACCCGGCACCCTGCTGGGCAGCTCGGAGGACCGCACGGTGGTCCGGGTCCTGACTCTGCTGGCCGCCCTCGGCCGGGCGGACCAGGCGCACCCCCATGTCAAGAGGTTGGGGATGCCGATCCTGTGCGCCGCGCTCGGCCTCCAGCCCCTCATGGAATACCCCGGCCCGGGACCCTCACTCCCGGTCTCACTGGGCCTGCTGGCTGGAATCACCGTCCCGTTGCTGTGGCGCCAGAGCCGTCCTGTTCTGGTGTTCACGGTCGTCACGGGGTTCTCCGTGGCGGAGGCCGCTTGTGGCGTGCTGACCAACGCGCACTTCCTCGCCCAGCTGATCATGCTGTACAATCTGGCCCGCTTCGCCACGCCCCTCGCTCTGGCCGGGGCAGTGTCGGTCGTCGTACCCCAGACGGTGATCACCACCCTCGCCTTCTCCTCCGACGTACAGCTCAAGCGCATCACCACCGCCCTGGCACTGGCCGTCATGCTGTCGCTGTGCATGCTCGCGATGGCGGGACTGGGTCTGGGCGGCCGGGTGGCCCGCCTGTACATCACAGCTCTGCAGGACCGGGCGATACGGCTGGAGGTGGAGCGCGACCAGCGGGCCCGGCTCGCGGAAGCGGCGGAGCGGGCCCGCATCTCCCGGGAGATGCACGACATCCTCGGCCATACCCTCGCCGTCATGGTCGGTCTCGCCGACGGCGCGAGCGGACTGACCGAGGCCAACCCCAAGCGGGGCGCCGAGACACTGCAGATCATCGCCGACAGCGGGCGCGGCGCCCTGGCGGATCTGCGTCGGCTCCTCGGCACCCTCCGCGAGAACGGCACCGCGTCCTGTGACTCCCCGCTGGCACCCCAGCCAGGCCTGAGTGACCTCAACACCCTCCTGGAAAGGGTCCGGGCCGCCGGGCCCACCGTGACCCTGCACACTGAGGGGGAACTCGCCGGTCTCCCCGCAGGACTCCAGCTCACCGTCTACCGCATCGTCCAGGAAGCACTGACCAACACCCTCAAGCACGCCGCCCTCACGACAACGGTCGACGTGACTGTCGTGGCGACCTCCCAGGCGGTACGTGTCGCTGTCGAGGACAGTGGCCCTCGGCGTACGCCGCGCGAGCGCCCTCGGGGCGACGGGAGACAAGGGCTTCTCGGTATGCGTGAGCGCGCCTTGCTCTACCAGGGGACCGTGACTGCCGGCCCGAACTCCCGGGGCGGCTGGCACGTCCGAGCGGAACTGCACCTCATCCCACCCACCAACACGCCTACGGAGAATCACCCGGCATGA
- a CDS encoding streptophobe family protein: MTAITAEPGQGRSPQAAPARPESPLENALEGVAAALCALIAMVAVSALALWLLDAESLGSLWSLALTVTAMAVGGSVSPAASSGAEGSGGLSGLLGGGGLSPTMSGTVDAVPFGVTLLGAVVLWLAFSWRMRRRPFTAGELAARTAGAAVTALLGFLTVARLAEGSFRMPASAMSGMRGEDSTSGGLGIGNSPLGELFGGGLGRRLGGGSAMSRDMVMNYQVQAGSAVLGGLLWVAVVIALGCLITRRAHLPLPWQTGRLRAAWAPSVSAVARMLLLMTVVPLIAVVFIGIVVGGKGATAAGAALLLAPDAVVVFVTLGLGVSWTASTHQAQSEDGNPLASLLRRLGGAQAQARPDRVEHLRDLSAGGWPLWLLALLVTGLALLACGYAAARATARTPAHALSAHRTRHGQHLAPAARLGVVLGVVLGLTAWLTQASGQISATMFGSEMGGTQAGLSGSVPLAALLGLLAGAAAGFVGSVLHGLHGGQTPPFRTIPRNTPVAPVGEPLADAPGATAHGGGSAPLENSLGNR; this comes from the coding sequence ATGACTGCCATCACCGCCGAACCCGGGCAGGGAAGGTCGCCACAGGCCGCGCCCGCCCGACCCGAAAGCCCGTTGGAGAACGCCCTGGAGGGGGTGGCGGCCGCCCTGTGCGCCCTCATCGCCATGGTGGCCGTCTCCGCACTGGCCCTGTGGCTACTGGACGCGGAATCCCTCGGATCGCTGTGGTCCCTGGCGCTCACGGTGACGGCCATGGCCGTCGGGGGCTCGGTGAGCCCGGCGGCCTCCTCCGGGGCGGAGGGCTCCGGAGGGCTGTCAGGCCTGCTGGGCGGCGGTGGGCTGAGCCCGACCATGAGCGGCACGGTCGACGCCGTGCCGTTCGGGGTGACCCTGCTCGGCGCCGTGGTGCTGTGGCTGGCGTTCTCGTGGCGGATGCGGCGCCGGCCGTTCACCGCGGGTGAGCTGGCCGCGCGGACCGCCGGAGCTGCGGTGACGGCCCTGCTGGGCTTCCTGACCGTGGCCAGACTCGCGGAAGGCTCCTTCCGCATGCCGGCGTCCGCGATGAGCGGAATGCGCGGCGAGGACTCCACGTCAGGAGGACTCGGCATCGGCAACAGCCCGCTGGGCGAGCTGTTCGGCGGCGGACTCGGCCGGCGTCTGGGCGGGGGCTCCGCCATGTCCCGGGACATGGTGATGAACTATCAGGTCCAGGCCGGTTCGGCCGTACTGGGCGGGCTTTTGTGGGTGGCCGTGGTGATCGCCCTCGGCTGCCTGATCACCCGGCGGGCCCACCTGCCGCTGCCATGGCAGACCGGCCGACTGCGTGCCGCGTGGGCGCCGAGCGTCTCAGCGGTCGCGCGCATGCTCCTGCTGATGACCGTCGTTCCGCTGATCGCCGTCGTGTTCATCGGCATCGTCGTCGGCGGGAAGGGAGCGACCGCCGCCGGCGCCGCCCTCCTGCTGGCCCCCGACGCGGTGGTCGTCTTCGTGACCCTGGGCCTGGGCGTCTCCTGGACGGCCTCGACACACCAGGCGCAGAGCGAGGATGGTAACCCGCTCGCCTCACTGCTGCGCAGGCTGGGCGGCGCACAGGCGCAGGCGCGTCCAGACCGCGTCGAGCACCTCAGGGACCTGTCGGCAGGCGGCTGGCCGCTGTGGCTCCTGGCTCTGCTGGTGACCGGTCTCGCCCTGCTGGCCTGCGGTTACGCGGCGGCACGGGCCACAGCACGGACACCGGCCCACGCCCTGAGCGCCCACCGGACACGCCATGGGCAGCACCTCGCACCGGCAGCACGCCTCGGGGTCGTCCTGGGCGTGGTTTTGGGCCTGACGGCCTGGCTCACGCAGGCATCCGGCCAGATCTCGGCGACCATGTTCGGCAGCGAGATGGGCGGCACACAGGCCGGACTCAGCGGCAGCGTGCCGCTGGCCGCGCTGCTGGGGCTGCTCGCCGGAGCGGCGGCCGGCTTCGTGGGCAGTGTGCTGCACGGTCTTCACGGCGGGCAGACACCCCCATTCCGTACGATCCCGCGCAACACTCCGGTCGCCCCGGTCGGCGAGCCCCTCGCTGACGCCCCGGGAGCGACGGCACACGGCGGTGGATCCGCCCCCTTGGAGAACTCACTTGGCAACCGCTGA
- a CDS encoding response regulator transcription factor, giving the protein MDLLVVDDEPTVRELLCAALRHAGFTVAAAGTGQEALEQARAVSPHLVLLDVMLPDMDGFEVIRSLRERPRSGRTAVRGHIPVVFLTARDTTRDKIEGLVLGGDDYVTKPFDLQELIARVRAVLRRTNGDPGAVQRVADLELDPEGVQTTRAGQPIRLSPTEFRLLHTLMANAGRTVPRALILERVWDYDFGGDTGIVDTYISYLRRKIDNGGPKLIHTVHGVGYVLRGPKT; this is encoded by the coding sequence GTGGACCTGCTGGTCGTCGACGACGAACCGACCGTACGGGAACTGCTGTGCGCCGCTCTGCGCCACGCGGGCTTCACCGTCGCCGCGGCCGGCACCGGACAGGAGGCCCTGGAGCAGGCGCGGGCCGTATCGCCCCATCTCGTCCTGCTGGACGTGATGCTCCCCGACATGGACGGCTTCGAGGTGATCCGGAGCCTGCGTGAGCGGCCCCGGTCCGGCAGGACGGCCGTGCGGGGACACATCCCGGTGGTGTTCCTGACCGCCCGGGACACGACGCGGGACAAGATCGAGGGCCTCGTCCTCGGCGGAGACGACTACGTGACCAAGCCGTTCGATCTGCAGGAGCTGATCGCACGCGTCCGCGCGGTGCTGCGCCGAACGAACGGCGACCCCGGCGCCGTACAGCGCGTGGCCGATCTGGAACTCGACCCGGAGGGAGTCCAGACCACACGGGCCGGGCAGCCGATACGCCTGTCACCGACCGAGTTCCGGCTCCTGCACACCCTGATGGCCAACGCGGGACGCACCGTCCCCAGAGCACTGATCCTCGAACGGGTGTGGGACTACGACTTCGGCGGTGACACCGGCATCGTCGACACCTACATCAGTTACCTGCGCCGGAAGATCGACAACGGTGGCCCGAAGCTGATCCACACGGTGCACGGTGTCGGCTACGTGCTGCGGGGCCCGAAGACATGA
- a CDS encoding MMPL family transporter, with protein MATFLYRLGRFAFRRRRLVVMLWIAILAVVGIGSASVSGTTSDQFTIPGTQSQKALDLLDKEFPQASASGATARVVFEAPDGQKLTSGANKTEVESLIAGLKKAPQVASVSDPYASRLVSQDGTITYAQVTYKVAQADITTEARDALHAVADKGDKAGLAVSLGGNAVNEKEGANAGELIGLAVAAVALVITFGSLLAAGLPLLTALLGVIIAILSITIATAIWDMSGSASTLALMLGLAVAIDYALFIVSRYRSEIRAGHEPEDACGRALGTAGSAVVFAGLTVVIALAGLSVVGIRLLTDLGLAASFAVVVAVVVALTLLPAVLGFAGARIMKGNLQTKRMRALERGEGEPMGVRWVQHVIRHPWRALVVSVAVLGLLAIPALSMRLGMPDDSTAPAGSTQRVAYDTLSKGFGPGYNGPLTVVVDARDSKDPKAAAEQTVTVLGKLPDVASVSPPVFNTSGDVALIRAVPKSSPSSQETVDLVGEIRDTTAPAVLRATDAEVVITGTTALNIDVSDKLGDALVPYLLVVVGLALILLLLVFRSILVPVKATLGFLLSVVATLGVLVAVFQWGWLKDVFGVDTTAPIVSVMPIFMIGVVFGLAMDYQVFLVTRMREEYVHGAEPTEAVVAGFRHGARVVTAAAIIMISVFAGFLLADAALIKSIGLGLASAVLFDAFVVRMTIVPAVMALLGRRAWALPPWLDRILPNVDVEGEKLRHVLDGPTDTTGPDGETGPGSAKDRLLAPARQGED; from the coding sequence GTGGCCACCTTCCTCTACAGACTCGGCCGGTTCGCCTTCAGGCGACGCCGCCTTGTCGTGATGCTGTGGATCGCCATCCTGGCTGTCGTCGGCATCGGCTCCGCGAGCGTGTCCGGCACGACGTCGGACCAGTTCACCATTCCCGGCACCCAGTCCCAGAAGGCGCTGGACCTGCTGGACAAGGAGTTCCCGCAGGCCTCTGCCTCGGGCGCCACCGCTCGTGTCGTCTTCGAGGCCCCCGACGGGCAGAAGCTGACGTCCGGGGCCAACAAGACCGAGGTCGAGTCGCTGATCGCCGGCCTCAAGAAGGCTCCCCAGGTGGCGAGCGTCAGTGACCCCTATGCCAGTCGTCTGGTCAGCCAGGACGGCACCATCACCTACGCCCAGGTGACGTACAAGGTTGCCCAGGCCGACATCACCACCGAGGCACGGGACGCCCTGCATGCCGTGGCCGACAAGGGCGACAAGGCGGGTCTCGCGGTGAGCCTGGGCGGCAACGCCGTCAACGAGAAGGAGGGCGCCAACGCCGGCGAGCTGATCGGTCTCGCGGTGGCCGCCGTGGCGCTGGTGATTACCTTCGGCTCCCTGCTCGCCGCCGGTCTGCCGCTTCTGACCGCGCTCCTGGGCGTCATCATCGCGATCCTGTCGATCACCATCGCGACCGCGATATGGGACATGAGCGGCTCGGCGTCGACGCTTGCGCTGATGCTGGGCCTGGCGGTCGCCATCGACTACGCCCTGTTCATCGTCTCCCGCTACCGCAGCGAGATCAGGGCGGGCCACGAGCCGGAGGACGCCTGCGGGCGAGCCCTGGGTACGGCCGGATCAGCGGTCGTGTTCGCCGGCCTGACCGTAGTCATCGCGCTGGCCGGCCTCAGCGTCGTCGGCATCCGGCTGCTGACCGACCTGGGCCTGGCGGCGTCGTTCGCGGTCGTCGTGGCCGTGGTCGTCGCCCTGACCCTGCTGCCCGCGGTGCTGGGCTTCGCCGGGGCGCGCATCATGAAGGGCAATCTCCAGACCAAGCGCATGCGGGCGCTGGAGCGCGGCGAGGGCGAGCCGATGGGTGTGCGCTGGGTACAGCACGTCATCCGTCACCCGTGGCGGGCGCTTGTGGTCTCGGTCGCCGTCCTCGGCTTGCTGGCCATCCCGGCGCTGTCGATGCGCCTGGGCATGCCGGACGACAGCACGGCTCCCGCGGGCAGCACTCAGCGGGTCGCCTACGACACTCTGAGCAAGGGGTTCGGCCCGGGCTACAACGGCCCGCTCACGGTCGTCGTCGATGCCCGGGACAGCAAGGACCCCAAGGCCGCCGCTGAGCAGACGGTCACCGTGCTCGGCAAGCTGCCCGACGTCGCCTCCGTGAGCCCGCCCGTGTTCAACACCTCGGGCGACGTGGCCCTGATCCGGGCCGTTCCCAAGAGTTCCCCGAGCAGCCAGGAGACGGTGGACCTGGTCGGGGAGATCCGTGACACCACCGCCCCGGCCGTGCTGCGAGCCACGGACGCCGAGGTCGTGATCACCGGTACGACGGCCCTGAACATCGACGTCTCCGACAAACTCGGAGACGCTCTTGTGCCCTATCTTCTGGTGGTCGTCGGCCTGGCGCTGATCCTGCTCCTGCTCGTCTTCCGCTCCATCCTGGTGCCCGTCAAGGCGACGCTGGGCTTCCTGCTCAGCGTGGTGGCGACTCTGGGCGTCCTGGTCGCGGTCTTCCAGTGGGGCTGGCTCAAGGACGTCTTCGGCGTCGACACCACCGCCCCCATCGTGAGCGTGATGCCGATCTTCATGATCGGTGTGGTCTTCGGCCTCGCCATGGACTACCAGGTCTTCCTCGTCACCCGGATGCGGGAGGAGTACGTCCACGGTGCCGAGCCCACCGAGGCGGTGGTCGCGGGCTTCCGGCACGGCGCCCGCGTGGTGACGGCCGCAGCGATCATCATGATCTCCGTCTTCGCCGGATTCCTGCTCGCCGACGCCGCACTGATCAAGTCGATCGGCCTGGGACTCGCCTCGGCCGTCCTCTTCGACGCCTTCGTGGTCCGCATGACCATCGTGCCCGCGGTCATGGCACTGCTAGGCCGCCGGGCCTGGGCACTGCCCCCGTGGCTGGACCGAATCCTGCCCAACGTCGATGTCGAGGGCGAGAAGCTGCGGCATGTCCTGGACGGGCCGACCGACACGACAGGGCCGGACGGGGAAACCGGGCCCGGAAGCGCGAAGGACAGGCTGCTCGCGCCAGCCCGCCAGGGCGAGGACTGA